A genomic stretch from Scheffersomyces stipitis CBS 6054 chromosome 6, complete sequence includes:
- a CDS encoding predicted protein, with protein MSLVGNVKWLIDLMVYINQELLQLSYSKQDSSNSKLTIKNSIALPIILSKVPRLFLMYALSSIGRTHEILKKLHKDLSEASKLFTPMKESLNRYFTICNNSPLTLSLFENFLRECDALITKEQSIRLAGKEKGYSLKVEQKLVCQGELTEDMEQIGKILIDRHAVNINRDMKVSDLYFYDVDWLDIGVNKRSARTSKGLSETVIYPSSQLKPKMIPRLQYSDKECIDSLRKIIISVDMNQITGKTDTSRNGTTNHKAAIANDKIAKLRKCTRCRSVSLVADPLVFDAPSTIGLWTMVFQRTCICGNAWVNCVS; from the coding sequence ATGTCATTAGTAGGTAATGTCAAGTGGCTCATTGACTTGATGGTATACATCAACCAAGAATTGCTACAATTGTCCTACTCCAAGCAAGACTCGTCCAACAGTAAGTTGACCATCAAGAACTCTATTGCCTTGCCTATTATTCTCAGTAAGGTTCCTAgattgttcttgatgtaTGCATTGTCATCTATCGGCAGAACTCAtgaaatattgaagaaactacATAAAGACTTGTCTGAAGCCAGTAAGCTTTTTACACCAATGAAAGAGTCGTTGAACAGATATTTCACCATCTGCAACAATTCTCCGTTGACATTAAGTCTCTTTGAGAACTTCTTGAGAGAATGCGATGCTTTAATCACCAAAGAGCAGAGCATAAGATTAGCAGGAAAGGAAAAGGGCTATTCATTGAAGGTGGAACAGAAATTGGTTTGCCAAGGTGAGTTAACGGAAGACATGGAACAGATTGGAAAGATCTTGATCGACCGACATGCTGTTAATATCAATCGTGATATGAAGGTATCGGACTTGTACTTTTACGATGTCGATTGGTTGGACATAGGTGTAAACAAGAGATCTGCTAGAACATCTAAGGGTCTTCTGGAGACTGTAATATATCCTTCGTCGCAGTTGAAACCCAAGATGATTCCCAGATTACAGTATTCTGACAAAGAGTGTATCGACTCTTTGCGTAAGATAATCATTTCTGTAGATATGAACCAGATTACTGGCAAGACAGATACTTCTCGAAATGGAACTACCAATCACAAAGCTGCTATTGCTAACGACAAGATTGCCAAGTTGCGCAAGTGTACTAGATGTCGTTCAGTATCTTTGGTAGCAGATCCTCTTGTATTTGATGCTCCCAGCACCATTGGGCTCTGGACCATGGTCTTCCAAAGAACGTGTATCTGTGGCAATGCTTGGGTTAACTGTGTTTCGTAA
- a CDS encoding predicted protein: KEFHEERINIVLTFANNYLFLVVGFTVALCIYWGSYYNRASRYKNLRFAVVNADTQVGELPAIVGPIVANYFNLTSIQSLGSFDIWDFERISTLAISHNNTITEEVYRQVHHQKYWAAFYIRPNSTLDWVSAMEAESTAFSPAVLLEAIYETGRDFNAVNLYISSIVNQIIRYYNAYIQQTPLVEDLLSTLNSTQQVNVISNAPGLLTTPPTFVINDRLPVSNQIVQAPFQIGLIYLVIFSFFQFIFQIKMHMYMATKLKGFKYVAYRMVASQIAYLVLSLAFVTLNTAFGLKYNTTFGRSGFLVIWSFGYLTLSSLGSIIEVVALILFAVKPQLIGFLLLFTAVVNLSPTVSPIVLCPDFYRYGYGIPVRNAYELMQVAYFDSWKGRMGRNIGVLLTWIVVTNVAMPFVMKW, from the coding sequence AAAGAATTTCATGAGGAGAGAATCAACATCGTGTTGACATTTGCTAATAACTACCTTTTCCTTGTCGTAGGTTTCACTGTAGCATTGTGTATTTACTGGGGGTCTTACTATAATAGAGCTTCCAGGTACAAGAACTTGCGATTTGCCGTAGTCAATGCTGATACCCAAGTGGGAGAATTACCTGCAATTGTGGGGCCTATAGTCGCAAACTACTTTAATCTCACCTCCATCCAGCTGCTTGGAAGCTTTGATATCTGGGATTTCGAAAGAATATCCACTTTGGCCATTAGCCACAATAACACCATCACCGAAGAAGTGTATAGACAAGTACACCACCAAAAGTATTGGGCTGCGTTTTATATTAGACCCAATTCCACATTGGACTGGGTCAGTGCGATGGAAGCAGAATCTACTGCTTTTTCGCCAGCTGTGCTCCTCGAGGCTATTTACGAGACTGGTAGGGACTTCAATGCCGTCAATCTCTATATTTCGTCCATTGTTAACCAGATCATCCGATATTACAATGCATACATTCAACAAACTCCATTagttgaagacttgttgaGCACCTTGAATTCAACACAGCAAGTTAATGTTATTTCCAATGCTCCTGGCTTGTTGACGACGCCGCCTACTTTTGTAATCAACGATAGACTCCCAGTTTCCAACCAGATTGTCCAAGCGCCCTTTCAAATCGGACTTATCTACTTGGTGATCTTCTCgttcttccaattcatcttccaaatcaagaTGCACATGTACATGGCCACCAAGCTCAAGGGATTCAAGTATGTAGCATACAGAATGGTTGCTTCACAAATAGCCTACCTCGTCCTATCGTTGGCATTTGTCACGTTGAACACTGCCTTTGGCCTCAAATACAATACCACTTTTGGTCGTCTGGGCTTCTTGGTCATCTGGTCATTTGGCTACTTGACTTTGAGTTCCTTAGGCAGTATCATTGAAGTCGTTGCATTGATATTATTTGCTGTCAAGCCACAGTTGATTGGatttttgttgttgttcacGGCTGTAGTCAATTTGTCACCCACCGTTTCACCCATTGTTTTGTGTCCAGACTTCTACAGATATGGTTATGGTATACCTGTGAGAAACGCTTACGAGCTAATGCAAGTAGCCTACTTCGACTCGTGGAAAGGTCGTATGGGCAGAAACATCGGCGTACTTCTCACCTGGATTGTCGTTACCAACGTAGCCATGCCGTTTGTCATGAAATGG